In the genome of Desulfofarcimen acetoxidans DSM 771, one region contains:
- a CDS encoding ImmA/IrrE family metallo-endopeptidase, which translates to MNKYKNKYAVIRAMLSGTMDQDEVMLAYGIIPKLAELAHDVAAFVYRSRKDRFYIIVNQYLSQETRKAVFFHELCHIIRDMPAAGYILGLNRQRSPIEKRADLFIKEVAAAFNTHNG; encoded by the coding sequence TTGAATAAATATAAAAATAAATATGCAGTTATACGTGCTATGTTAAGCGGTACCATGGACCAGGATGAAGTTATGCTGGCTTATGGTATAATACCGAAGTTAGCTGAACTGGCGCATGATGTAGCAGCTTTTGTTTACCGCTCCAGAAAAGACAGATTTTACATAATAGTTAATCAATATCTTAGCCAAGAAACAAGAAAAGCTGTATTTTTTCATGAGCTCTGTCACATTATTAGGGACATGCCCGCCGCTGGCTATATTCTTGGCTTAAATAGGCAGAGAAGTCCAATTGAAAAGAGGGCTGATTTATTTATAAAAGAAGTAGCAGCAGCATTTAACACCCATAACGGGTGA